The Zhihengliuella sp. ISTPL4 genomic interval GATCGGGGATCCCGCTGGGTCCGGACCACGAATCGGAGCAGGCCACGGGCGCCACGATGTTCCGGTCGCCCCCGACCGCGCCTGTATTGGTGACGAAGTGAGAGGGCGCGCGATCGCGCGTCGTTCGATGAAGGAGAGGCAATGGTAGACAGCAGCACGAGGATCGCCGTGATCGGTGGGGGGATGGGCGGGCTCACGGCCGCGATCGCCCTCAACCGGATCGCGGGCGTCCAGGTCACGGTGTTCGAACAGGCGACGGCGCTCGGCGAGGTCGGGGCCGGGGTGACCGTGGCTCCGAATGCCCAGCGCGTTCTCGAGGCGCTCGGCGTCCTGGAACAGGTGCGACGGGCCGGGGCGACCCCGGACGGCCACGGCGTCTATCTGGATGCGAGCGGCGCCCTCGTCACCGATGCAGCGTGGGAGGACTCCGCGAAGCAGTACCGGAACATCGGGATGTACCGTCCGGACCTCATCGACGTCCTGGCGCGCGAGGTCGACGCCGACAGCATCCGCCTCGGGCATCGACTGGCCTCCCTCCGTACGGAGGATTCCGGCGTCCGAGTCACTTTCGACAACGGCGTCAGCGACCTCTTCGACGCGGTGATCGGGGCGGACGGCATCCACTCGGTCGTGCGCCGCGGCATCGTGCCTGATCCGGAGCCTGTGTACTCCGGGTACATCGTCTACCGCGGGGTCGTCGACGCCTGTCTTCTGCCCGCGGACTGGCCGAAGATCAGCCAGGTGTGGATGGGGGATCAGCGGCACTTCATGTGCTACCCGCTGCAGCAACGCACCCTCTTCAATTTCGTCGCCGGGGTTCCCAGCGACCGGCCGCTCCGCGGGCCCTGGTCCGGTCCGGCCGACGTGAGCGAACTCCGCGCCGAGTTCGCCGGCGGTGCCTGGGACACCCGTCTGCAGCGCTTCCTCCAGGTGATCGAGAAGACGTTCTGGTGGGGACTCTTCGACCACGAACCGCTCCGCAACTGGTCGCGAGGACCGGTGACCCTGCTCGGCGACGCCGCGCACACGATGCTCCCGCATCAGGGACAGGGCGTGAACCAGGCGATCGAGGACAGCATGGCGCTCGCCGTGTTCCTGAAGGCCGCGGACACCGTCGCTGACATCCCGGAGGCGTTCCGGCGCTACACCGCGGTCCGCATGCAGCGGACCGCCATCCTGCAGCACGGGTCGCGACGGGCGGGATGGATGTTCGACGCGCAGCACGAGTTCGCTGACCGGCGGAAGCGCGACACCGACCTGCGCGTCGGCCGCGACTTCCGCCGCAGCGCGGTGTTCGACTACGACGCGAGGAAGGTCGCCGAGAGGGCGCTCACCCGCTTCCGGAAGGAGCAGTACGCATGACCTCGATCAGCATCATCGGCAGCGGGAGGATGAGCGCCGCGATCGCGGATGTCGCCACCCGTGCCGGAGCGCGCATCCAGATCGTGCGCCGGAGCACCTCCAGCTCGTCCGGCGACCGCGCCGGTGTCGCCTACGCCGCCCTCGGCGATGACCTTACCGGCGACCTCGTCGTGCTCGCCGTCCCGTACGTGGCCTACCCGAGCATTCTCGAGCACTATCGCGATCGCCTGCGCGACAGGGTCGTGATCGACATCAGCAACCCCATCGACTTCACCACCTATGACGAGCTGACCGTTCCCACCGATTCGTCCAGCGCCGCGCAACTGGCCCGGATGCTCCCCGAGGGCGCCGCGGTCGTCAAGGCGTTCAACGTCAACCTCGGCGACACGCTGGCCACCGGCACCAACGGCACGACGCCGACGACCGTCCTCTATGCCGGCGACTATGCCGAGGCCAAGATCGCGGTCGCAGTGCTCGTCGAGGCGGCGGGGCTCCGCGCCGTCGACGTCGGTCCGTTGTCCCGCGCTCGGGAGCTCGAGGCGATGGGATTCCTCCAGATCGTGCTCGCCGCGCTCGGCACGACGAGCTACGAGTCGGGATTCACTCTGCTCCCCTGAGGGACATGCGCCTCGACGCGCCGGGAAGGCGGACGGGACGGGACATGACGCTGCGGGTCCGTCCGGAACAGGACGGACCCGCAGTATCGAGGCTCAGCCGGCGGCCGGAGCGATCTCGTTCGGGGTGACGTCGAGTTCGGTGCTCGCAAGCACTTCGCCGGTGGTGAGGTCGACGGCGTGCACGCTGTTCGCGGCCGGCTCGGTCACGTATGCGATGTCGCCGGCGACGACGATCGCGGGGTGCGGGTCCTGCCACTCGGCCGGTCCCTCCCACGCCTCGATGACCGGGTAGGTGTCGGTGATCTCACCGGACGTCGGGTCGAGCACGTGGATGGAACCGTCGGCGCCGAGGATGTAGGCCAGGTCGTCCGGGCCGCGCACGACGTCTCGGAACGTGTACTCCGCTCCCGCGGGCAGGGACACGACCTCGGAGGTCATTGCCGCGGTGTCGATGAGTGTGACGGCGCCGAGCAGGTAGCCCTCGGCGTCGGGGTCGTTCTTGTAGTCGCCGACGACGATCGGGCTGGTCTCACTCACGTAGGCGTTGCCCATGCGGCCGTACGGCTGGTCGGGGGCGGCGAGCTTGGTGATCTCGCCGTCCTTGTAGACGAGCGCGCCGTCCTCGCAGCCGAAGACGACGACCTCGTCGGCAGCGGTCCCTTCACCGTGGACGCCGGGGCACTGGTCGGACGAGGCGATCTCCGCACCCCCCGCATCGCGCACCACGATGCCGCTGCGACCATCCGCATCGCCCACGGTGGTCAGGAACGTGCCGTCCGCGAGGAGCACGGAGACACCGTGATGCGCCTCGACACCGTCGATGGTCTCCAGCTCGGGGAGGCCGTCGCCGAGATCGGCGGTGTCGAAGATCGTGGTGTCGCTCGTGCCGTCGGCGTAGAGGATGGTCTTGCCCCCGTGGCGGACGACGTGGCCGGGGGTGTCGGCGTCGAACACCGTATCGGTCAGCTCGGCCTCGTCGGACGATCCGGCCCCGGTGTCGAGCACCTGGAAACCCTCGCTCATCGTCACCATGACGTGGCGACCGTCGCCGGCGGGGTTGAGCCGTGTGAACGGCTCGGAGTCGAAGTCGGCGACGGTGTCGAGCGTCTCGCCGTCGAGGACGAGGATGCCGCCCTCATACGAGATGGCCACCCGGGGACCGGTGTCCGATTCCGGGGCGCCGCTCGGGGCGGAGCCGGCTCCGGCCGTCGTCGAGCAGGAGGCGAGCGTCACGGCGGCGCCGAGGGCGACGGCCCCGACCAGCGCGCGGCGCAGGGGGAGTGTCTTCATGCGGTGCTTCTTTCTTGTGAGGGATGGTCTCAAGGGGTGAGACCGGAGGTGATGCGCTCGGTGTTGACGCGCATCATGGTCAGGTAGTCCGGGGCGCCGCCGTCTTCGGCGGTGAGCGACTCGGTGAACAGTTCGATCACCTCGATGTGGACGTCGGCCTCCTCGGCGAGCGCCTGGACGAGGCGGTCCGGGGAGGAGGACTCGGCGAAGACGGCGGGCACGCCCGTCGCCTCGACGGCGTCGACGAGATCGGCCAGGTCGGAGGCCGACGGAGCCGCGAGCGTGGTTCCGCCAGGGATGACGGCGCCGACGACCTCGAAGTCGAAGCGGTCGGCGAGGTAGCCGAAGACGTGATGGTTGGTCACGAGCGCCCGGCGATTCTCCGGGATCGTGGCGAACGCGGTCGTCATCTCGGCGTCCAGCGCCGTCAGTTCGTCGCGGTAGTCCGCGACCTCCGCCGAGAGGGCATCGGCGTCGATGCCGTCGAGCGCGGCCAGGGCGGGCTCCAGGGCGTCGACGACGTCGATCATCCGTGCCGGATCGGTCCAGAAGTGCGAGTCCGGCATTCCCGCGGCATCGCCGTCGCGGTAGTCCAGGACCTCGATCGCGTCGCCCGCGATGAAGGACGGCACGTCGGCGTCGACGGCCGCGTCGAGGTGCTGCTGCAGGCCCTCTTCGAGTCCGAGTCCGTTGGAGACGAGCAGGTCGGCGTCCCGCAGCGTGGCGGCCTCCTGCGCCGAGATCTCGAACGAGTGCGGGTCGGCGTTCGGCTTCATGAGGGTGACCACGCGGGCCTCGTCGCCGACGAGCTCGCCGACCACGTCGCCCAGGATGTTCGTCGAGACGACGACCACCGGTCGAGCGTCGGCGGGGGCGGTGCAGGCGGTCAGGGCGGCGGCGGTGAAGACGGTGAGCGCTGCGGCGGCGAAGGGGCGGGGGAGGCGCATGTCAGCGTCCCGTCTCGGCGACGAACGCCGGCTCGGTGGCGGCGTCGAAGGTGCGCGCCACGCGGGCGCCGTCGGCGTAGTCGATCTCGAACAGTCGGTGCTCCGCCGGGCCGCTCAGGTAGGCGCGATGCTGATCCGCGATGAGTACCGGCGCCGCCTCCGCGGCCAGCGATTCCACCACGAGGGGCGCCGTCGCCGCGCGCACCGCTCCGTCGGCCGCGCTGAGCACGAGCACGCGCCCGTCCTGCGTCAGCGCGAGGAGGGTGTCGTCCTCATCGCTGACCGCAGTGACCTGCGCGAGGGGAGTGGGGGCGGTGAGCACCGTCCAGGTCTGGGCACGGGTGTCGAGGACGCGGATGTCGGTCGGGCCAGCGAGGCCGGCGACCGTGGGGCGCCCCTCGCGGTTGTCGAACGCGGACACGGCTCCGGCCGGTGCTCCGTCCGGGTACGGGATGCGATCGACGGTGAGAGCCCCGTCCTCGACCCGGGCGAGCAGGGCGCCGTCCGCGCACCCGATCACCGCTCCGACCCTGGTCGTGATCGTGCCGGTCGGCGCGGCGCAGTCCTCCCGGAGCCCGGTGCGCTCGCCGTCCGCCGTGTAGCCGACGACGGCTCCGCCCGTCTCCCCGTCGGCCTCGGTCACCAGCGCGAACGACCCGACCGGCACCACCAGCCCCTGGTGGGGAGCGCGCTCGATGCGGAAGAGCTCACGGATCTCTCCCTTCGACAGCGCTTCCGTATCGAGGAGGACGGCGTCCCCTGAGCCGGCGAAGGAGACGCCGGTGCCGCCGGTGGTCGAGCTGTTCGTCGTCGCGACCGTCGCCGTGCCGTCGCCCTCCACCGTGCCGAGCAGCGCGGGATCGGCGCGGTAGTAGTGGAAGTGATCGACGTGGTCCCATGTCCAGACGCCGCTGTCGACCACCTCCACGCCGTCGCCGGTGTCCGCGAAGAGGTACCGCCCGTCCGTCGTCATGCCGTCGGGGGCGGCGACCGTACCGATGACGGTGACGCCCTCGTCCAGGAGGTCGAGGTGGGTCACCCGGCCCTGCGCGTCGATGGTCGTGAGTCCGAGCTGCGGTTCGGCGACCTCCTCCGCTCCGGCGATCGCGCCGTGACCGTCCCCGGCGGAGGAAGAGGTGGCCGGACTCTGCGCCGCGGTGCCGGCGCAGGACGCGAGGGTGAGGGACAGGGCGGTGAGGGTGAAGAGGGGCAGCAGGCGGGAGTGCACGAGAGCCTTTCGGGAAGAGTCAGGAGGCGGGAGCAGGGACGGGAGGGGTGGCATGGGCGGCGATCGGACGCCGCGTGGACACGGTGGCCCGCACCGCCCAGGACAGTCCGGCGAAGCCGATGGCTGCGGCGGCGACGGACGCTCCCGCCGCGGTGGCCGCATACCAGGACGCGAGGAGACCGACGAGGACGGCGGCCACGCCGAACGCGGCCGCGAGGGCCATCCGGGTGGGGAGCCGCGAGGTCCACTGTCCGGCGGCGACGGCCGGGGCGAGGAGCAGGCCGACCACGAGAAGGGAGCCCACCGCCTGATACGACGCCACGACGGCGAGGGTCACCAGCCCGACGAGGGCCCCCTGGGCCCATCGTGGCCGGAGACCGAGCACCGTCGCGATCCGGGCGTCGAGCGCGAGCGCGACGAAGGGTCGATGGCAGAGGACGGCGGTGGTGACTCCGACGGCGGCCGCCGCCGCGAGCAGGAGGAGGTCGGCGCGGGTGATCGCGAGGATGTCGCCGAACAGGATCGCGGTCGCGTCCGTGGCGAAACTCCCCGAGTGGGAGATGATGATGACGCCCAGCGCGAGCATCGAGACGAAGAGCAGTCCGATGCTCGTGTCGTAGGAGAGCCGGGCGCGTCGTTGCAGGGTGCCGATCCCGATGCTCATGGCGACGGCACTGAGCGCTCCGCCCACGAGGACCGGCGCGCCGAGCACCGTGGCCAGAGCGACGCCGGGCAGCATCCCGTGGGCCAGGGCCTCGCCGAGGAACGCCATCCCGCGGACGACGACCCAGGTGCCCACGACCCCGCAGAGGACGGCGACGAGAGCGCCGCCGATCACTCCGCGCTGGAAGAACTCCAGCGTGAACGGCGTCAGCAGGGCGGGAATGGGGGTGGTCACGGAACGCGAGCCTATTCGTTTTTGAGAATGATTATCAAATTCATAAACTGAAGACATGGCGACATTCCCCCCGACCCCCGATCCCTCCGTGCGCTTGCGCGATGTCTCCGTGCGGTTCGGGGAGCGTGACGCGGTGCGCGACGTCACCCTCTCGGTCGGAGCGGGAGAGTCCGTCGCCATCTCCGGCCCGAATGGGGCCGGGAAGTCGACCCTGCTGGAGGTGGTCGCCGGCGTGCGCTCACCGACGCGAGGGCAGCGGAGCGTGACGGGGCGGATCGCCTTCGTGCCGCAGCGTGCTGTGGTGCCTCCCGGCCTTCCGCTCACGGCGCGAGATGTCGTGGAGGTCGGTACCTGGGGGCGGCTCGGCGCCTTCCGCCGACGGGATCATCGGGCACGCCGCGACGTCGAGGCGGCGATGGACCGCACCGCCGTGCGCGCACTCGCCCGCCGTCCGTTCGCCGAGCTGTCCGGCGGTCAGCAGCAGCGGGTGCTCCTCGCTCAGGGGCTGGCGGCCGGGGCGGCGATCCTCCTCGTGGACGAGCCGACGACCGCTCTGGATGCGGAATCGGTCCAGCGGATCCAGGCCGTGCTGCGCGAGGAGGCCGACCGCGGAGCGGCGGTGATCTGCGTCACGCATGACGCCAGCCTGATCGCGGAGGCCGACGACGAGGTCGCCCTTCTCGAGGGGGCTCGGCAGGTTGATCCGCCGGGGGACGACCCGCTCACGGGGAGGCGGTCAGAGGCCGTGCCCCATGTCGAAGTCGGAGAGCGCGGGGATGTCGATGTCTCCCCGCGCTGACGAATCGTCCGAGGTCTTGGGGAAATGGCGATGCGCGCGCAGCTCGTCGACCTCTGTGGAGAAGTCGGGCTCCGGGTCCCCGCTGTGGTGGGGGCTGACGAGCACATCGTTGCCGACGCCCACGAGCAGATCGGCCCAGTCCTTCTCCCCGTCCAGGACGATCGGGATCTCCACCGCTTCGGACTCGCCCTCGCTGGCGATGGCGGCCGCGAGGGTGAGCAGCGTCTCCGCGACGTCGTCAGAGGTGAGGAGCTGCTGGCCGGCGTAGGAGACGAGTTTCATGGGGGCATCCTCTCGTCGTCGGCGCTCTCCGGCACGGGGGTTGCGTCGGTCCTCGAGCAGAGGATAAGCGGTTCAGCGCAGATAGGCGTCGACCATCAGGGCTCCGCGGATGTCGCGGAGCCGATCGATGAGCCGGGTGATCCCGGCCGTGCTCAGGGAGGAGAGCGGTAGGTCGAACGGCCCGAGGGGTTCCAGCTTCCCCATGCGCAGCCGGACGACTTCCCACCCGGCACCGCGGACGGCACGGTCTTTCCGGCGGTCCGTCTCCTCCCGCTTGCCGACGTGCTCCAGCCCGTGGCGGCCGACCGTGTCGTACTCGATCGCGATGCGCAGCTCGGGAAGCAGGATGTCGGGCCACACCTCCGTATGCCGGAAGAACGGCCGGGCGACCTTGATCGCGTTGATGTCGCCGGGGAACAGCAGCCGTTCCGCGAGCGCCTGCCGGAGCTTCCCCTCGGCGGCCGAGGCCGGCTTCGGAGCGCACGCGCTGAGGAACGCCGTCCCCGTCGGCAGCGCCGGCGTCTTCGTGCAGAGTCCCGATGCCGGCTTCCTCGGGCGGGCCGGGAGCGCCCGTGCTTCCCCGAGGACGACCGCCTGCGGGCGGGCCAGCGACGCGCATTCCGGGCACCAGGACGATCGTCGCCGCACCCGCCCTGGACGTTCTCGCTGCTCGGTCGGCGTCGCCGCGAACCGATGACCGATGGCGCACTCCCAGCAGAGCAGCACATCAGCGGCCAGGGGCACCTGCGATAGAGCGATGCCGTGGTTGAGCTCGGGGTGATACTGCCGGATCAGCTCGGGGTAGGCCGCCCACGCCGCCCGGTAGGTGCCGACGGGGTAGGGCACGTCGAGGTCTCGCGAGAACTGCCGTCTCGCCCACCACTGCTGCACGGGCTCGGGCACGACAGTGAGAGTAGGCGAGGCCACGGACATCAGGGGCGAGGAGTCACCAGGGTGAACATCGCCATCACGTCTGTCGTGTCCGCGGGGCCGCGCCTAGTGTCGGTGGCGAAGACCGGTGCCTCTGCGCGCGTGGAGGGCATCTCCGACCGCAACCGAAAGCAGGAAAACATGGCTGAACTGATCGTCATCTCCTATGACACCGAGAGCGACGCCGAGGGCGCCTACAACCGCATCCAGGCGCTGCAGGACGACCTCGTGGTCGAGCTCGCCGGTCTCGCGCTGGTGAAGGTCGACGGAGAGGGCAAGACCAAGGTCGAGTACCCCGGCACCGCGGGCAAGGTCGGCTTCGGGGCGGCATCGGGTGCTCTCTTCGGATCCCTCATCGGCATCCTGTTCTTCATCCCGATCGCCGGGCTGGTCTTCGGCGGTCTGCTCGGGGCGCTTTTCGCGGGCCTGGACAAGACGGGCATCAACGCGGAGTTCCGCGACCGCGTGAAGTCGACGGTCACGGCCGGCAAGTCGGCGGTCGTCATCTACGCGCTCAAGCTCACCGAGGACAAGTTCGCCGAAGCCCTCGCTCCGTACAACGGCACCGTCGTGCAGACGTCGCTGTCGAAGGAGGACGAGGCCGAGCTCGTCAAGGACCTCGGCGGTCACTGACACCGCCCGAGGCGCCCGTCGCGGATGCGTCCGCGGCGGGCGCATCGCCGGCTGGGGCGGTCGCGTCAGCGCCGCACGCGCGCCCTCGTCTTCGCGACGCCGGCGAGTGTCGCCCGCACCGGGGTGCCGAGGTAGAGCCCGAGGGAGGCGCCGGATGCGAGCGCGATGCCGATCACCGCGGCGTCGATGAGCGACCCGCCGACCGTCAGCATGCCGGAGGAGGTCCCCGCTGCGTGCACGACCTCCAGCAGCCCCTGGAACACGGCGACACCGGGGACCAGGGGGACGATGGCGGCGGTCGTCACGGCGACCGACGGCACGTGCAGATTGTGGGCGATGAGCATGCCGATGAAGCTCGCCAGCAGCGCTCCGACCGCGCTCGCCGCGGCCGGGTGCAGCCCGAGCGCGACAGTGCCGGCGTAGCCGGCCAGGGTCACGGCGCTGAGCAGCGCGCTGACGAGGATGATACGGATGCCCGCGCCGTTGAACACGGCGACGGCGACCGCGATGATGATCGCTCCCGCCAACTGATTGAGCAACGGACCGAACGGCGCCGGGTCGTCCGGCAGGTCCATCGTGAAGCCCAGCACGCCGCCGAGCTCCAGCCCGACGAGGATGCCGATCACCACCCCGAGCGTCTGCATCGTCAGATCGAGGATGCGACCGCCTGCCGTGAGCGCGAATCCGTCGATGGCGTCCTGCGCGGCCCCCACCACCGTGAGCCCCGCGAGCATGAGCACGATGCCCGAGGCGACGATGATCGACGGCCGGATGCCGACGAACGGTTCGATGCCCGCGTTCCCGAGGGCGGAGACCGCCACCGCGACCCCGGTCGTGACGAAGCCTCCCGCGATCTGACTGAAGAACAGCGGCACGCGGAGCCGGGCGAGCCCGGCCTGGGTCAGCGCTGCGCACAGGGCGGCGACAAATGTGAGACCCACGATGAGCGGTGAGGCGCCGAGCATGATGCTCACACCGACCGCGAGGAGGGCCCGGGCGACGATCACCACGGGCTGCTGGTAGCGGAACGGCACGCGGCGGATGACCCGGAACGCCGTGCGTGCGGACTCCAGGTCCAGCCCGCCGTCGATGTCGGCGACCAGGGCCTGCACGCGCTGCAGTTTGGCATGATCCGGGGCGGCGACGCGGACGACGCGGACGAGGGTCTCCGGCCAGACCTCGCCGCTGAGGTGGAAGGAGACCGTGATCGAGTTGTACGTCACGTCGACCTGCACGCCCTTCAGACCGTAGGCCTCGCACACCCGCGTGATCGCGAGGGTGACTTCGTGCGCCGACGCACCCACGGCGAACATCGATTCCCCGATGCGCGTCGCGAGGTCGAGCACGCGGGGGACGGTGTGCTCGTCGATCACGGGCATCGCCTCGGTGTGGGCGACGGCGGAGGGATCGGTGTGCAGCAGCCGGCGGACGGACAGGAGCAGTCGCTGGGAGGAACGCGCGGGCATGTCTCCATTCTCCCGCCGCGAGAACCCGCCCCTGTCCGCAGCCCGGTTGTCAAGGCCCGGAGACGCTCGCAGCGGGGACTCTAGAGTGGGCCTCGCCGCGCAGCACCCGGTGACGCGGCAGGAGGATTCGACGATGACGGATGACTCGCTTCCCACGGAGGCGCTGCTCGACGGTCGCTACCACCTCCGAGAGTGCGTCGGGCAGGGCGGGATGGCCCGTGTGTACCGCGCGGAGGACTCCCTGCTCGGGCGCACGGTCGCCATCAAGATGCTCCGCGCGGAGACGGAGGAGGGGGCGGCCTCGGACCGTGCCAGGGGTGAGATGACCCTGCTCGCCTCGCTCAACCATCCCGCGCTCGTCACGCTCTACGACGCGCAGCTCCAGCCCGGCCGTGCGGAATACCTCGTGATGGAGTTCGTCGAGGGTCCGACCCTCGCCGCACGGATCGCGGAGGGACCGCTGCCCCCGATCGAGGTGGCGGCGCTCGCCGCCGACCTGGCCGAAGCGCTGCACGTCGTGCACAGCGCCGGCATCGTGCATCGCGACATCAAGCCGTCGAACGTCCTGCTCACCGGGAGCGCGCTCGCCGGCAGCCGCTCGGGTGCGAAGCTCGCGGACTTCGGGATCTCCGTGCTGGTGGATGCCGCCCGGTTGACGTCCCCCGGCACGGTCATCGGCACCGCGGCGTATCTCGCGCCGGAGCAGTTGAACGGGGCGCCTCCCGCACCGCCTGCCGACATCTACGCCCTGGGCCTGGTGCTGCGGGAAGCACTCACAGGGGAGCGTGCATTCCCCGAGGCGGAGGGCATCGGCGCCACGCTGGTCCGCCTGATCGAGGAGCCCGACATCCCCGCGTCGGTGGGCCCGGAGTGGGGCGCCCTGCTGCGCCGCATGACCGCCACCGATCCCGCCGATCGGCCGAGCGCGGCTGGAGTCTTCGCCGCGGTCGCGGAACTCGCGCACCAGCCCCCGATGCCTCCGTTGCCCCGCATGCCGGCTTCCGTCGCCGCGGCCGCGTTCGCGACGCCCACACCGACGCCCCCGGCCCCCGAGCAAGCCCGAACACTCGTGCTTCCCGTCGGGACGCCGGCAGGTGTCGGCGCGGCAGGAACACACACGGGCACGGGCGCACTCCGCGCGGACAGGCCGCGAGTGCGGAGGCGCCGCCGGGGGCTGGTGACCGGCCTCGTCGCAGCGGCGGTCGCCGTCGTCGTCGCCGGAGCGATCTGGGCGGCCGGTGCCCTCAACCCGAACCCTGTCGTGACGCCGGTCGACACCGAGCCGAGCCCCGCCTCGACCCCGACGCCGGCCGTCGTCATCCCCGCGACCGTGCCGGAGGAAGCAGAGGAGCCGGTGACCCCGGTCGACGCACCTGCCCCGGCGCCGGCTCCGGGGGAGGAGAAGGCGGAAGACAAGGCGAACGAGGAGGCGGAGAAAACCGCCGAGAAGGCCGCGGAAGAACAGCGGAAGGCCGAGGAAGACGCGCAGAAGCGGGCCGAGAAGGAGCAGGAGCGCGCGGAGAAGGAAGCCGAGAAGGCCCAGGAGAAAGCGGAGGACGCCGACCGGGAGGAGTGAATCCTCGAGGGTGCGTCCTCCGCCCCGTGGCGCCGGTGTCAGACGGTCAGATCAGCGAGTCGCTGGGACGCGCTGCTCGTGTCGGTCGGTTCCGGCACCAGGTACAGGCCGTTCGGTGTGTTCGCGGTGTACGCCAGCGCGTCCACCCACCGCCGGTTGATGGCCGGAGGCCGACTGCCGAAGAACTTGAAAACGATGTTGGAGTGCGCATGCACCCACACCGTCGTCCGGCCGCCCCCGACGGAGGCGTCTTCCTTCCAGGAGAACGGCATCGGCTCGCCGCGCCGGAGCTTCGTCGTCATGACGAGTTGGATATGTGTGAGAGCGCGGTCCTCGATCTCGATCTTCGGACCGCCCTCGTAGATGAACTTGCCCATTCGATGGATCCTTCGTTCCATCTCCACAGGAACCCGTTGCCAAGAGGCGCAATCACGCTGATCGCTGGTGGGGATACCTCCACGGTCTCACCGATCCGGACTTCGCAACACCCCACCTTCGTCCAGCACTTCCTCCGCTCGCCTGCGTGACCGTGGTCGGCCACGTCCGCGCCCGCTGAGGAGACGGTCCGCTTCCGACGCGGCGGTGGCGAGCGCGACGACTCCGACGGCCCCGAAAAGGAGTGCCGCGGGCGCCGTGGGAGCGAGG includes:
- a CDS encoding threonine/serine exporter family protein yields the protein MPARSSQRLLLSVRRLLHTDPSAVAHTEAMPVIDEHTVPRVLDLATRIGESMFAVGASAHEVTLAITRVCEAYGLKGVQVDVTYNSITVSFHLSGEVWPETLVRVVRVAAPDHAKLQRVQALVADIDGGLDLESARTAFRVIRRVPFRYQQPVVIVARALLAVGVSIMLGASPLIVGLTFVAALCAALTQAGLARLRVPLFFSQIAGGFVTTGVAVAVSALGNAGIEPFVGIRPSIIVASGIVLMLAGLTVVGAAQDAIDGFALTAGGRILDLTMQTLGVVIGILVGLELGGVLGFTMDLPDDPAPFGPLLNQLAGAIIIAVAVAVFNGAGIRIILVSALLSAVTLAGYAGTVALGLHPAAASAVGALLASFIGMLIAHNLHVPSVAVTTAAIVPLVPGVAVFQGLLEVVHAAGTSSGMLTVGGSLIDAAVIGIALASGASLGLYLGTPVRATLAGVAKTRARVRR
- a CDS encoding serine/threonine-protein kinase, which encodes MTDDSLPTEALLDGRYHLRECVGQGGMARVYRAEDSLLGRTVAIKMLRAETEEGAASDRARGEMTLLASLNHPALVTLYDAQLQPGRAEYLVMEFVEGPTLAARIAEGPLPPIEVAALAADLAEALHVVHSAGIVHRDIKPSNVLLTGSALAGSRSGAKLADFGISVLVDAARLTSPGTVIGTAAYLAPEQLNGAPPAPPADIYALGLVLREALTGERAFPEAEGIGATLVRLIEEPDIPASVGPEWGALLRRMTATDPADRPSAAGVFAAVAELAHQPPMPPLPRMPASVAAAAFATPTPTPPAPEQARTLVLPVGTPAGVGAAGTHTGTGALRADRPRVRRRRRGLVTGLVAAAVAVVVAGAIWAAGALNPNPVVTPVDTEPSPASTPTPAVVIPATVPEEAEEPVTPVDAPAPAPAPGEEKAEDKANEEAEKTAEKAAEEQRKAEEDAQKRAEKEQERAEKEAEKAQEKAEDADREE
- a CDS encoding DUF7882 family protein, with protein sequence MGKFIYEGGPKIEIEDRALTHIQLVMTTKLRRGEPMPFSWKEDASVGGGRTTVWVHAHSNIVFKFFGSRPPAINRRWVDALAYTANTPNGLYLVPEPTDTSSASQRLADLTV